GATCGCCAACTGGAGCGCCTGACGCGCTTCGTGGACGACGCGCGCATCCCGCTCGACAACAACGCAACCGAGCGGGGCATTCGCGGGCCGGTTGTCGGGCGCCGGAACCACTTCGGCTCGAAGTCCGAGCGCGGCACGCAGGTAGCGGCGACCTTCTACTCGTTGCTCGAGACCGCCAAGCTCCACGGGGTCAACCCGGCTGAGTATCTGCTCGAGGCGGTCAGAGCCGCCGACCGCGGCGAAGTGCTCCTGCCCTGGCAGATGCCCCGCTGAAGCCAGCGCTCAGGTCAAGATGGGGCGCCAAGAGCACTTACGATGGAAGCCGAGTTGGCAATCCGTTGGCCGCGTCACCAGGCGACATCGTTGGCATGACGGAGGGCTACCAGTTGCTCGTCCTCGCTCGCGGCGCGGAGGCGGTATCTATGGTGCCGATCGCCCGCTCGCTTGGGGACTACTGCGTCAAGCAAGGTCTGCTGGTGCGTGCGGGAGGTGCGCGCTGCGGTGCCGCTCGGTCAGCAACTGCCCACGGATTCGGTGCCCGAACCCAGGACTGAACGACAGTTTCGCCGAGATCTCCCTGCAACCCACGCTGACGTTGCGGGCGCGTGGTTCCGCGGCGGACCAACAACATCAGCCACAACACTTGGGGGATGCGCCATTTGGCGTTCGCCAGCTGACGCATCCTCGAAGTCGGTCGTTCATGCGAGCTCGGTATCGAGCTGCTGGTAGCAGGCCTCCATGCCCTCATCCATGCCGGACGCGAGGGCGCCGTCGCGGGCTTCCTTGGAGTCGTAGGTTTGCGTGATGCGCATGGTGGTGAAAGCGCCTTCGTCGAAGAACTCGTGCTTCTCCACGAGCGAGCCGATCAGCTGGCCCGATCCGAGCGCCATGATCTCGGTGTGAACGGCCCTGCTCGTGCGGGCTCACCTCGGTGAACACGCCTCGCAGCGTCATGGCCGGATCCGCCTCGTCGCTCTTCCAGGCCACCTCGAGGGCGCCTCCCACAC
The genomic region above belongs to Polyangiaceae bacterium and contains:
- a CDS encoding transposase, with product MDDARIPLDNNATERGIRGPVVGRRNHFGSKSERGTQVAATFYSLLETAKLHGVNPAEYLLEAVRAADRGEVLLPWQMPR
- a CDS encoding SRPBCC domain-containing protein, whose product is MWEAMFTPDRMRRWMLPPPGWTMTTCSCVMRVGGALEVAWKSDEADPAMTLRGVFTEVSPHEQGRSHRDHGARIGPADRLARGEARVLRRRRFHHHAHHANLRLQGSPRRRPRVRHG